A single window of Podarcis raffonei isolate rPodRaf1 chromosome 9, rPodRaf1.pri, whole genome shotgun sequence DNA harbors:
- the LOC128421545 gene encoding ferritin heavy chain A-like — protein MSSQVCQNFHADCEATLNQLVNLELNASYVYLSMSYHFDRDDVALCHMAKFLKEQSEEKWEHADKFLKYQNKRGGRILLKDLKKPEKDEWGNSLDALQSALQLEKRLNQALLDLHKLATEKGDPHLCDFLESEFLEEEVKVIKQLGDHLTNLRRLGLPQNGTGEYLFDKLSLKSSS, from the exons ATGTCTTCTCAGGTGTGCCAGAACTTCCATGCTGACTGTGAAGCTACCTTGAACCAGCTGGTGAATCTGGAGTTGAATGCTAGCTATGTTTATCTGTCTATG TCCTACCACTTTGACCGGGATGACGTTGCCTTGTGTCACATGGCCAAGTTCCTGAAGGAGCAGTCCGAAGAAAAATGGGAGCATGCAGACAAGTTCCTGAAATACCAGAACAAGAGAGGGGGGCGCATCTTGCTGAAGGACCTCAAG AAGCCAGAGAAGGACGAGTGGGGAAACAGCCTGGATGCCCTGCAGTCTGCCCTGCAGCTGGAGAAAAGGCTGAACCAGGCCTTGCTGGATCTGCACAAGCTGGCAACAGAGAAGGGAGACCCTCAT CTGTGTGACTTCCTGGAGTCTGAGTTCCTGGAGGAAGAGGTGAAGGTCATCAAGCAGCTGGGAGACCACCTCACGAACCTGAGGCGCCTGGGACTGCCCCAGAATGGCACAGGGGAGTACCTGTTTGACAAGCTCAGTTTGAAGAGCAGCAGCTGA